Within Ictalurus furcatus strain D&B chromosome 3, Billie_1.0, whole genome shotgun sequence, the genomic segment cagGCAAATGATGTATTTGGCATTGGTACATGCTCAGTGAAAGACTGCCAGCAGTTAATTTCTTACTTCATCACATTTTAGCCAGCACTGGAGAATGCACCAAGTATTCACGGGCAACCTTAACCTGAATCCCTGAAGACCAAATTCAGCCACACCACAAAGTGATTAAATTTCAATGTGGTGCTATTAGAGCCATGTCATGTGTGTTTATACATCAGAGAGAATTCGAGGTGTTGTGTCTTTACTTATTAGAGAGACAGTGTGCATAACATGATAAGGGCTACCTATCTTATAGGTTCAAGCTCTGCTAACTTGCCTGGTGAACGAAcgaacatacatacatacatacatacatacatacactatataatatatatatatatatatatatatacacatatacacacacatacatacatacatatacatatatatatatatatatatatatatatatatatatattatatatatatatatatgtatgtatgtgtgtgtatatgtgtgtgtatatatatatatatatatatatatatatatatatatatatatatatacacatatacacacacacacatatatatatatatatatatatatacacacacacacacacatacacacactatatatatacatatatatacatatacatatatatatatatatatatatatatacacacacacacatatacatacacatatatatacacacacacacacacacacacacacacacacacacacacacacacagagtatgaAGTAGCTTTCGgaattttgcattgtttttaacTATTTTCGGCCAAAAACTTTTCAGTTTTTGGTGTATATTCAATTAACTGATGTTAACTATATGtttgtctaatgttagctaagtcaTTCTAGAGGTTGTTTCACATTTATGAACTtgaaacattctccatttaccttGAAAGAAAGCTAGGGCACCACAGGAAACGAGACTAATGTGAGACAGGGGAAGGGGGCAGGGCTTCCAGGTTGTCCCTTAATATCAGAAGGTCAATTACTCCAGATTAAGATAGCAATTTGCTTATCTGCTGTTTTGCTGGCCAGCAGCAGCCCTATGGTGGTCCTTTTCCCACTGATGGCACATATGTGCTACATCTGTTATTGTATACCAACAAAATCCACCTATAAGGTTGCTGTACctcatatgtttaaaaaataatatacagatTAGTTTTGGGTAATTTGGTTATGTGGCAACATAATGATTATTATGCAGCACTTGTAAGTCTGTAAGAATTTATTAGTGATAACTTTTCAGGACAGCTTTTCGTGGGATTAAGTCTAGTAGGGCTatagaaaacatgaaaatgctttaaaataatacaaacagcAATTCTAACTGAACAAATTAAGCAATTAAAAACCCTAGTCGAAGCAAAGTTTCCAATTTAAGAGAGAATTTTTCATTGAGGAGAGAAGAACATAACTGAGGGGTAAAGCTGGGAAAAATTGGGGAACAAAAATTATATTACAACCTTGTAATTGCAAAGAATGTAATGCAAGCAACCACAAAGACAAGGTATACGAAAGAGGAGATACAGCAAAAATTTTCTAATGTTTATTacaccttattaaaaaaaaaaaaagctattgtTCATAAGAGTACTTCTGCAAGGTCTAATagtcaaataaattaaatacttttAGATGTGCATTGAGAACAGCCAATATTTTCTACTTTGGTACCAACCAAGTCCCAATACTTTCTGGTTTTAGAAATTAAAGTAAAATGAACCTTTAGTAGAAATAATGGTGGTAATAGCTATCATTCAAAGCAATGACACAAAATGAACCTTTCTAGAGAAATGAAATTTTAACTACAAGTAGCATAACTTGATTTCAGCCAGTTAATCATCAGTTACAGTGATTATAACTTTGTGTATACTGCCACTTATTTGGTTATTTGTTTAGCTAACAATAGTCATTAATAAATGCGATATGAGAAACATTTGGATTAATGTCAATCTCCCAGTTAGCAATTCCATTTCCTCCTGTTACTAAACCTTCGGACGATCAATGCCCTTGTGTTCAGGTACGTGTCTGTAGGAGCACCGATTATTCTTGATACAGCCTGTGGTCCTCCAGAAATAACACTCATCAGGAAACTTGCTGAGgaagtgagaaagaaaacatatgAGAACAAAAGTATTTTACACAATTCCTTGCAAAGACATCAAAAGAAAGTGAAATCATGTACAGTACACATTACTAaggaatacatttaaatatatacctCAATTCTAAATAGGCTCtgacatataataataaatcattttctaAAAATACAGAATGGGAAAATGAAAAccttatttgtgtttacttactTTAATTTTCCTGCATCTGTTGTTGCAGATTTGGATACACCAAGATGTGTATGGATTCTGTCAGGGTAACGAACTACAAGATAAGTCCCAGCTACACAAAAACCctaaaaatacacatacaatCAAACAAATGAGGCACAAATATTCTCTCATCACCAGTCATGATCTGCAGCATGCTGAGAGGACATGTTTCAGGTAGTTGGCAGCTTTAAGCTTTTCACTCATTAGCCACACCAAGATTTATAGCTCCAGTACAAAACTAGTTTTTGTCCTTGTCAGTAGTTCACAAAAACCTGTTCATAACACCACCAGTATAACTAACCCTGTTCTCATATATACAAAATTGGTCACTGTGGGCGGTTAGTGCTCTTCTCCATTATGTCACAGTTTTGGTTGGGAATTGCATTAGAGTAACCTAGTTACAACCCTGCAGAAGATACTTCATGATCTGATACTTCTGGCAATGACAATCCCTGGGTCCCATTCTACACGGAATATTTCTTTTGAATTACTAGCTCAACTCTTTGCACTGCAGAATTTACCTAATTTACTAAGCACTGCGGTACTACAGTTTTCATTATGGAATAGTAATACTCCGTGACCTTTCAAGCCATTCTGTAACCTTGTGGCCTGTGTGCTGTAAATGCAACTCCCTGCGTATTGCCAATTGTTTTGCAACATTAGatgatagaaataaaaacacttacatGCATTTGTTTGATGGCTTGCTCACAGTCCTCTTTTTTGGTGTAGTTGACAAAAGCACAGCGTCTTGCTGGCAATAATTTTACACTATGGACTGGCCCAAAtctatacaaaaataataaacaagaaaacaaacagcaaattAATGTTTCCATCGTGTAGATGTTGAATTCAGCATAATTTTGATGCACAATTTTACCACCAACAAATTTGTCTcgatcatctttttttctttttattccctGAAAAGAATTACTCTGCTTTAAAAGAATCACAGAGCCAAAATGCAGATTTCAGGGCTTTATATCCAAGTAGCAagtataaagtaaaaaatgaaGGCCAGCTGCTAGAGATGATGACACAACTTACCTGCCGAAGAGCTCATGGAGTCTTAATTCTGATATAGCAGGCACTAGATCCCCAACCCAGACTGGAAACAGCTCTCTGtcagccaaaacacacacacacacacactcctcagtACCCTTATAAATAAAGGTAGATCACTTACAAGTATGAACCTAAAAGAGTAGACTCTTACAGGGTAGCCGGTACAGCTGTGGTGACTTTAAGTGGGTTCTGGGGGACTGGTCTCAATGGGACTTTCATAGGTTGAAGATTTCTCTCAGGAGAAACTCTTACTTCTTCAACATGCACATGTGCAGCTGCCATATTACCTTTACGTGAAAAAAAatgggacagaaaaaaaataagataacagaattttagttaaaaaataaacccaaacaACAGCATTGTTGTAAAACATTGTTCTGGGAAGAGCACTGAGTTTAAACAGATGTGGTATTACCATGTAAACCAGAGAGAGCTTCTAAAGCTTTTTCTACTGTTCCATGTATGATCAGAGCATTTGAACTTTGCTCTTTAGTGTATCCCATATCCTGTAGACAATATCAGGCAAAAGACATGTTATCAAAATAGTACTGGCATACATGTAACAGGCAAGGACAAAAGAGGTGTATTAATTGGTCCCTATTTTGGATAAGATAGGTAGTCTTTCAGGCCATGTAAAAAAGGTCTATTCTTACATTTATGGTAGTTTCCTATTTAAATAATCAGTAAACAGTTTTGAATCAAAATCTTAATTGTTACTTTGAGTCAGATTTCTTTGTGCTGCTTTGAGGAATGATGCAAACACGAACTGGTGGACTCCCACCATCCTGTCCGGCTGATCAGGTAGCCAAATGTAGTGTTTAGTTAGTTGACCAATTTATAAACCAGTTTATACAATCAGGGGCCATCCTCTTTGTGTTGGaattcatttttcaaaaactaCTATATTTGAGCCTACTAATCTCAACTGCTCAACTGTCACTGATGGGAACGTCAGCCTTCAGACATTCATgtggacaaataaataaactatatattttATCAAAACCAGCAAGGTTAACAAGTCACACTGCACAACCATTAAATAAAGACCCACACACATTGTTACTTACCATTAACTGCATTATTTGTACCCTCATGAGCTCCTGAGCAGCGTCAGTACAGGAGCTATCAAGCTTTAAAACTTCCTTATAGGTCAAACTAGCCTCATAGTATCTCTACAAACAAGAGGCATTGATGATAGCATGAGAAGGGCGGGGGGTAAACGatgatattttttgtgtgtgtgtttctatgcaAAGTCCCGGAGTACAAGGTGTAATTTACCTTAAGTCCAACTAATGCTTTCCCTTTTCTGTAGAGTCCTTTAATCCATGTTGGGTTCAGTGACAAAGCAATATCAGCATCTATTAAAGCCTTCTCATATTGTTGCATTTTCTCATAACAGAAGGCACGATTTCCAAACAACCTAgagtaatgattttttttttttaatttcagctgGTTTCTGGAAATGACACTGAACATCTGTGCTATGCAATTAGAGGTACATGTGTAATATTACAACTTACTTAACTTCTTGAGGATTGTGCTTTATAGCATCAGTAAAATACTTCACAGCCATATCCAAATTTCCTGTTTGAGCATATTTATTACcaatcactgaaaataaaaaggaagaCAGAAAATGAGGTCACTGGACACGtaaaaaaaaccagacaaaaAATCATTGGACATCTGAACCAAAATATTTTCAGGAAGATACCCTCACCTGCCAGCTCCATGCTCTTTGTAATGTTGTCCTTCACTGGTTCCTCTGATGCCTCCTTTTCATTAACATTCTGTGGATAGATGTGGTTTAaaaattgcattgtttttacTGAACATCATCTTAATCTCTTAACCAAGTTGTCTAGTGTATACATGTTTGAGAGAACTGACTAATTGCATTACAAAGCTGTTAAGGGAATGaacttgaaaaatatattttctttaaaacaacaaaaaaaaaactaagtggAATTTCCTGAAAGGTTCTTTTGCAAACCTTAATTTGGGGCTCTTCTGTACTTTTTTGTGCAGTCCCAAGCTTCCTgaagttttcagtttttttgtctttccagtCAGACTTAGGTTTCTGCTCAAGTTTGCGTTTTGCAATGGCTGCTGCAttggtcacaaagcagctgcTCATATCAAGCTATTGAAACATACATTGCACATTATGATTGTTAGATCCACATGCAGGTGCTAAGTAGACTCTTGCTGAAAACTGTATAGATGCTATGAGACGCAGAAAACAAGCCAACCTCCAGTTCATCACCTACGCTCTCTTtctcatcatcagcatcatcatcatcatcacaactGTCACTGCTCTCTGTGGTGACAGAGTTGTGCTGAGGGCCCGGGTCAGGAGGTACactgttatttgtttttttcttattttgacactctctctctgtaggcTTAGATTTAACTGGAACAGCAGCGTCATCCTAcggggagaaaaagagacatgCATATGAAAATTACATTTGTTTCAACACTGTGTAGTACTAATAATATTGACATACACATGACTATGAATTacagtaaaacaacaaaatagaTGAGAAATATTGGCTAAGTACTAAGCCCTTATAAAATagttataaacatttacatacctGTTTGGCACCATCTTTATTCCCATTTTCCTTTTCTAATTTTTCTAGCCGACGTCTCTCTCGCTGCCTCTATAGTACACAAGAAATAGTTGTAACACAAGTAAACCTTTAAATCCCCCATTAAGTTTATGGTGCATCTTAGCATAAATGGCACAAGTGTGTAATGTTTACATTaccattttcttctgttttttcttttcagatttttttttacgtttatcCTCTTCATCTACAAGTTCTTTAGCGTTTTTTGCAGCCTCCTAAAAGGGCATAACACATTACACATGTACCTCGCTTGGTAGGGAATGCATATACTAATCAAAATACATAAACAGCACTTACCTCGGGTGTGAGATACTTGACTGTTTTATAATGTGTTATTGCAGGCAGCTGTTTGGAAACTCCTTTATCTAGAAAGCGTTGAGTAAAGCCACAATATCTATTGTGTTGCCGGTCATATTCATCATCGTCCTCATCGTCAGTCAACTCCTCATAATCGTCCAAATGATCAGGGTAATCGAGACCTGAAAGACAAACATTAGTAGGATAAATAgatcaaaattaaataaaattccttCATTTCCTTAATGCCACATCCATCTCTTGATTGAGTGCACCCTGCGATACTTTTCATGGGGTTACAGATATGGGAGATGATGTTAATTATGTTAAATGTTATGATAATGTGCTCAACTTATCTATGGAGCTGGCTTAAAGATAGACATAATGAGGTAGGAGACTAGGCTATGTGACCTTGAGGCCCTGAACCAAGATACAGAGTCGATGTAGTGAGATGATAAATTTACACTTGAAAAATAACatgtatgtgtaatatttatgaTCCTTTCAGCTAAGCCTATGGATGCTTGCGTGAACCTTCTAAGTGATGTTCAAACACCCACCACTATTAGTTTTATAATTCACTGTTAGGCAAATTTACATTAAAATTAAGCATCTTAAAGCCTAATATCATGTGCAGTATTACATACAGTAATCACAGATTTTTCTGACTATTCTACAACAATAAACAACCACCTCTCACCTACAGACTGTGGTGGAAAATCTCCTCAGccatagatttaaaaaaaggtcaaagTCAAGGGGTCTTAGATGCCAAAAATCAGactttatagaaaaaaaaccgAACAAGGCCAAGATGTCTGTAGATCATCTGACAAACATGACCGTGGCTTATGCGTTTATATTATTCTAAAACAATTCTCTCATTAGTCGgtgttttcccttttttcttttagtcaCACCCTACAAGCCACAATTATCTTATCATCATCTCTACTTTCTCTTTAACTGTGGCGTAATACTTTATTACAGCATAATCACATGCttaaatgctgatttaacaTTAGAAGTTTGCTCTATTTTTGATCATAACTTCCTCTGAGATTACACACTCGCATGGCACTCAAtaagaaatgacagaaaaatgaGCAAACTAGGAAGAAAAAGATACAAACTACGAGTGAGAAATGTGTGCTCAGTGATTTCTCACATCAGTTTGTCCTAGTTTCTTTGACTAAcgtgcatgtacacacactcatattttATACATTGGTTATAAATGACTGGATTACACTGTGATTGGTTCAAATATTCCACACAGCTAAGTGAACATTATCAAGCCAGAATATAGCAATCAGTACAACGCCCATAGTTTTGGGCCAACATATAAACACCAATAAAGCATGACTTATGAAAAATGATTAAAGCTTACCGAGTCCACAACCATATCCCAGGGCATTAAGTACAAAATCACACTGTGTAGATCTTCCACTGATGACGTCGACCATAGCCTCCTATGGAGGTTTATCGGGTATTAATTAgtcaagaaacaaaaacaaaggacaatgtaacattttaaccaACAAAGACCTTAAAGTAAAACACTAGAGAGTCAACACTCTTTTGAGGGGGAAACCATATTAAAACAGGCAACTAACCGGGTGAgacattaataaagaaatacttACATGGGCCTGCATCAGTCGTGCGTTCTCAAGCATACGGAAGTAACCTGAGAACACAGATGACTGGAAATCagcaatataaacacacacacattaacaccaGTGTGTTTTTCACAACAGGCTACAATGACGTAATTAACCGGTCCAACCTGTTAGCCAGTACCGCGTAAAACACTGTTGTGTAGCTAACAAGCTAATCTCGACAAATGTGTTAGcttggtttaaaaaacaacaataaaaactagCGAGCTagaatgtttttaattatatagAGAAAATAAACCAACGTAACAAAACACATCTAAAATAATTTCATAGTTAATTCTGTAATCTTTCAAAACTTGTACAGTATGGAGTCTCACCTTGCCTACGCACTTTACGCTAATGTtagtaagctagctagctagctaaagtttggGGAAAACTCGTAGTCTATGCCTCACGTACCGAAGGCAAACTACCTTATACTTACCAGGTCCGAATCCATTACGTTTAgacattatatattgtatatatgtacagATTTGtactaaatatattatttaagtgTTCATAAatcaagtctttttttattattctagcATTATAAGCACGCTAACCACACTTCTTCCGGCCAACTCACACCTTAACCAAAAACCTCTGCCGTGCGCATGCGCATTACCTCACTGCGCCTAGCACCAGTCCTCACTTTCAGCCCACAAGACTTACCTACATGTTCAACTTTGTCCCTTTTTACTGACAAAGTCAAAGGGTTTATTAAATCGTATACAATTAAACcctttaaaatgataaaatagtATCCTCTTTCAGCTTGTTACACTTTTAGCTGGAACAAACAGGTCAATACAAATGACTAGgatgttatattttatgtaatCAAAGTATGATCCAATCATATATAATCAGCGTATAAGATATAAAACAGTAATATAATAACTAAGACAATCTGACGTGACCCTACTTTCACTGAACACACATTCCTCACTCATAAATTGTATCTTTTTTCTTCCAGGCTCGCTCTGTCATTTCTCAGCGAGAGCTCACCTTCTGTTCCTGTCAAGGAAC encodes:
- the si:dkey-33c12.4 gene encoding uncharacterized protein si:dkey-33c12.4 isoform X1; its protein translation is MSKRNGFGPGYFRMLENARLMQAHEAMVDVISGRSTQCDFVLNALGYGCGLGLDYPDHLDDYEELTDDEDDDEYDRQHNRYCGFTQRFLDKGVSKQLPAITHYKTVKYLTPEEAAKNAKELVDEEDKRKKKSEKKKQKKMRQRERRRLEKLEKENGNKDGAKQDDAAVPVKSKPTERECQNKKKTNNSVPPDPGPQHNSVTTESSDSCDDDDDADDEKESVGDELELDMSSCFVTNAAAIAKRKLEQKPKSDWKDKKTENFRKLGTAQKSTEEPQIKNVNEKEASEEPVKDNITKSMELAVIGNKYAQTGNLDMAVKYFTDAIKHNPQEVKLFGNRAFCYEKMQQYEKALIDADIALSLNPTWIKGLYRKGKALVGLKRYYEASLTYKEVLKLDSSCTDAAQELMRVQIMQLMDMGYTKEQSSNALIIHGTVEKALEALSGLHGNMAAAHVHVEEVRVSPERNLQPMKVPLRPVPQNPLKVTTAVPATLELFPVWVGDLVPAISELRLHELFGRFGPVHSVKLLPARRCAFVNYTKKEDCEQAIKQMHGFCVAGTYLVVRYPDRIHTHLGVSKSATTDAGKLNKFPDECYFWRTTGCIKNNRCSYRHVPEHKGIDRPKV
- the si:dkey-33c12.4 gene encoding tetratricopeptide repeat protein 31 isoform X2, with product MLENARLMQAHEAMVDVISGRSTQCDFVLNALGYGCGLGLDYPDHLDDYEELTDDEDDDEYDRQHNRYCGFTQRFLDKGVSKQLPAITHYKTVKYLTPEEAAKNAKELVDEEDKRKKKSEKKKQKKMRQRERRRLEKLEKENGNKDGAKQDDAAVPVKSKPTERECQNKKKTNNSVPPDPGPQHNSVTTESSDSCDDDDDADDEKESVGDELELDMSSCFVTNAAAIAKRKLEQKPKSDWKDKKTENFRKLGTAQKSTEEPQIKNVNEKEASEEPVKDNITKSMELAVIGNKYAQTGNLDMAVKYFTDAIKHNPQEVKLFGNRAFCYEKMQQYEKALIDADIALSLNPTWIKGLYRKGKALVGLKRYYEASLTYKEVLKLDSSCTDAAQELMRVQIMQLMDMGYTKEQSSNALIIHGTVEKALEALSGLHGNMAAAHVHVEEVRVSPERNLQPMKVPLRPVPQNPLKVTTAVPATLELFPVWVGDLVPAISELRLHELFGRFGPVHSVKLLPARRCAFVNYTKKEDCEQAIKQMHGFCVAGTYLVVRYPDRIHTHLGVSKSATTDAGKLNKFPDECYFWRTTGCIKNNRCSYRHVPEHKGIDRPKV